A region of Lycium barbarum isolate Lr01 chromosome 3, ASM1917538v2, whole genome shotgun sequence DNA encodes the following proteins:
- the LOC132633516 gene encoding protein TIFY 10c-like isoform X1 produces the protein MSKAPERSNFLQTCNLLSQFIKGKATIRDLNLGIPGKSEVSGKTETATMDLLTVMEKPSIDLTKEQEQKSIDPVATVSSREMQVAVNEPSTSKEAPKEPKAAQLTMFYDGKVIVFDDFPADKARAVMLLASKGCPQSSFGSFQTTTIDKINTSASLTSNKTDFVAPQQPQQQKLPASYSQKTDPLKPGSSFAAPQQYQQQPVHVSNSTKADQLKPGTISSAPQKQPEQHQKIQSQTAGTSSSSELPIARRSSLHRFLEKRKDRATVRAPYQVVHNNPLPSSSNNNGESSSKDCEDQLDLNFKL, from the exons ATGTCAAAGGCGCCTGAGAGATCGAATTTTCTGCAGACTTGTAACTTGTTGAGTCAGTTTATTAAAGGGAAAGCTACTATTAGAGATCTGAATCTTGGAATCCCCGGTAAATCGGAAGTTTCAG GAAAAACTGAAACTGCAACTATGGATTTATTGACCGTCATGGAAAAACCATCTATTGATCTAAcaaaagaacaagaacaaaaatccATAGATCCCGTTGCAACAGTGTCTTCTAGAGAGATGCAGGTCGCCGTAAATGAGCCCAGCACGAG CAAAGAGGCACCAAAGGAGCCTAAGGCAGCCCAATTGACTATGTTCTATGATGGTAAAGTGATTGTTTTCGATGATTTTCCAGCTGACAAAGCCAGAGCAGTGATGTTATTGGCTAGTAAAGGATGTCCACAGAGTTCATTTGGCTCTTTTCAAACTACCACCATCGACAAAATTAACACATCTGCTTCTTTGACAAGTAATAAAACTGATTTTGTTGCACCACAACAGCCGCAGCAGCAAAAACTCCCTGCTTCTTATAGTCAAAAAACTGATCCGCTTAAGCCGGGTTCTAGTTTTGCTGCACCGCAACAGTACCAGCAGCAGCCGGTCCATGTTTCTAATAGTACTAAAGCTGATCAGCTTAAGCCCGGAACGATTTCTTCTGCACCCCAAAAACAGCCGGAACAACACCAGAAAATCCAGTCACAGACTGCCGGAACTAGCAGCAGCTCCG AGCTACCTATTGCGAGAAGATCTTCACTACATAGGTTTCTTGAGAAGAGGAAAGATAG GGCAACTGTTAGAGCGCCATACCAAGTTGTACATAATAATCCATTACCGTCATCTTCAAATAATAATGGCGAATCATCTTCCAAGGATTGTGAAGATCAGCTTGATCTCAATTTCAAGTTATAG
- the LOC132633516 gene encoding protein TIFY 10c-like isoform X2 translates to MSKAPERSNFLQTCNLLSQFIKGKATIRDLNLGIPGKTETATMDLLTVMEKPSIDLTKEQEQKSIDPVATVSSREMQVAVNEPSTSKEAPKEPKAAQLTMFYDGKVIVFDDFPADKARAVMLLASKGCPQSSFGSFQTTTIDKINTSASLTSNKTDFVAPQQPQQQKLPASYSQKTDPLKPGSSFAAPQQYQQQPVHVSNSTKADQLKPGTISSAPQKQPEQHQKIQSQTAGTSSSSELPIARRSSLHRFLEKRKDRATVRAPYQVVHNNPLPSSSNNNGESSSKDCEDQLDLNFKL, encoded by the exons ATGTCAAAGGCGCCTGAGAGATCGAATTTTCTGCAGACTTGTAACTTGTTGAGTCAGTTTATTAAAGGGAAAGCTACTATTAGAGATCTGAATCTTGGAATCCCCG GAAAAACTGAAACTGCAACTATGGATTTATTGACCGTCATGGAAAAACCATCTATTGATCTAAcaaaagaacaagaacaaaaatccATAGATCCCGTTGCAACAGTGTCTTCTAGAGAGATGCAGGTCGCCGTAAATGAGCCCAGCACGAG CAAAGAGGCACCAAAGGAGCCTAAGGCAGCCCAATTGACTATGTTCTATGATGGTAAAGTGATTGTTTTCGATGATTTTCCAGCTGACAAAGCCAGAGCAGTGATGTTATTGGCTAGTAAAGGATGTCCACAGAGTTCATTTGGCTCTTTTCAAACTACCACCATCGACAAAATTAACACATCTGCTTCTTTGACAAGTAATAAAACTGATTTTGTTGCACCACAACAGCCGCAGCAGCAAAAACTCCCTGCTTCTTATAGTCAAAAAACTGATCCGCTTAAGCCGGGTTCTAGTTTTGCTGCACCGCAACAGTACCAGCAGCAGCCGGTCCATGTTTCTAATAGTACTAAAGCTGATCAGCTTAAGCCCGGAACGATTTCTTCTGCACCCCAAAAACAGCCGGAACAACACCAGAAAATCCAGTCACAGACTGCCGGAACTAGCAGCAGCTCCG AGCTACCTATTGCGAGAAGATCTTCACTACATAGGTTTCTTGAGAAGAGGAAAGATAG GGCAACTGTTAGAGCGCCATACCAAGTTGTACATAATAATCCATTACCGTCATCTTCAAATAATAATGGCGAATCATCTTCCAAGGATTGTGAAGATCAGCTTGATCTCAATTTCAAGTTATAG